The window GGGCTCAGTCGCCGCGGATCCCGTTGTCCTGGATCACCTTGCCCCATTTGCGGTCGTCGGCGCGCATGCGCGCCGACATCTGCTCCGGCACCTGGTAGGACGCGACCGTGCCGGCCTTCAGCATCTTGTCCTGCACCGTCGGGTCGGCCAGGGTCGCCTTCAACTCGGCCGACAGGCGGCCGACGATCTCCTTGGAGGTGCCGGCCGGTGCCAGCAGGCCGCCCCAGGCCGTCGCATCGAAGCCGGGAAAGCCCTGCTCTGCCACCGTCTTCACGTCAGGCGTGAAACTCACGCGGCGGGCCGAACCCACTGCGATCGGGCGCAGCTTACCGGCCTTGATATGCGGCAGCGCGGCAATCATGTCGGAGAACATCATCGGCACCTGCCCGGCCAGCAGGTCCGAGATGGCCGGCGCGCTGCCCTTGTATGGCACGTGCTGCACGTCGAAGTGGCCCAGGCTCTTCAGCAGTTCGGTCGACAGGTGGCCAAAGCTGCCATTGCCGGCGCTGGTGTAGTTCATCGCGCCGGGCTTGGCCTTCGCGCGCGCCATGTAGTCCTGCAGGCTGTGCACGTCGGGCAGCGCCTGGGGATTCACCACCATGACGATGGGCAGGTCATAGGCAGCCCCGACCGGCGTGAAATCCTTGAACAGGTCATAGCCCTTGCGCGGAATCAGGTGCGGCGCCAGCAGGGTGGGCGTGGCCAGCATCAGCAGCGTGTAGCCGTCCGGTGCGCTCTTGGCCACGGCCTCGGCGCCGATGGTGCCGGAGGCACCAGGACGGTTGTCCACCACCACCGGCTGCCCCATCGTTTCGCTGAGCTTCTGCCCGATGATGCGCGCGGCGGTATCGGTCGGCCCGCCCGGCGGGAACGGCACCACCAGGCGGATGGGCTTGGCGGGATAGGACTGGGCCAGCACCGGGGCGGCGCCCAGCGGCAGCATCGCCCCCAGGGCGGCAGCGCCGAGACGGCGCACGAATTGACGTCGGTTGGTCTTCTGCATGATGTCTGGCGGAACTGCGTCTTCAGGGATCGTCAAGAAAAGGTTGGACAGCGGAACAACGGGACAGCGAGACGGCGGGACAGCACGGCGGGCGGGAACAGCGCCGGCCGGCCGCCGCCTCAGGATGGTCAGAGCGACAGCGGGCCGGGCTGGAACAGCCGGGCATCCATCAGGCGCAGGTCCGGCGCGAGCGCGACCTCGGCATCGCACAGCGCGAGCACGTCGCGGCGGGGATCCAGGCCGGGGGCGATCTCCACCAGCGTCAGGCGCTGGGTGCCACGCTCGTCCGCGCGCATCTCGAACACCGCGCGCTCGGTCAGGTAGCGTACCGGCACGCCGTTGCCGGCCACATAAGGGCCGTTGAAGCTCAGGTGCGACACGGCGGGCACGATCTTGCGGATGCGCCCTTCGCGCACGATGCGCAGTGCGCCATCCTCGACCGCCACCTCCAGCCCGCCCGCGGTCAGCGTGCCCATGAAGACCACGGCACGCGCGCTTTGCGTGATGTTGATGAAACCGCCAACGCCCGCGATCAGGGCCTGCTCGCCACTGCCGAAGCGGCTCACGTTGACGTTGCCGTCGCCATCCAGCTCGGCCAGCCCGAGGATCGCGAGGTCGATGCCGCCACCCTCGTAGAAATCGAACTGCGCCGGCTGGTCGACCACCGCCTCCGGATAGGCCGAGGCGCCGAAGCTGAGGCCGTCGGCCGGCGTGCCGCCGATCGGCCCGGCCTCCACCGTAAGCGTGAATCCTGCCACGCCGGCCTGCTCGGCCAGCATGCCCACCGCGGCGGGCATGCCGACGCCGAGGTTGACCACGCGCGGGCGGCGCTCGGCCAGCTCCAGCACCGCGCGGCGCTGCACGATGGTGCGGGCATCCAGCACCGTCGCCGGCGCTTCGGCCGCGGCAGGCGCGGCGGAACCGTCCGCGCCGCGCCAGGACGTGACATAGGCCGGGTTGAAGGTCTCGGCGAAGGTCATCTGGTGATGGGCCGGATCTTCGCTGACCACCACGTAGTCGACCAGGATGCCCGGCACGTGGATGGCCTGCAGGTTGTCGTGGCGCTCGACCAGCGACTCTACCTGGGCAATGACGATGCCGCCCGAGTTGTGGGCCGCCTGGGCGATCGCAAGCAACTCGTGATGGAAGGCTTCGCGATGCGTGCTCAGGTTGCCGCGCGGGTCGGCGCTGGTGCAGCGGATCAGCGCGCAGTGGATCGGGAAGCTCGGGTAGAACAGGTATTCCTCGCCGCGCAGGGCGATGGCGTCCACCCAGGCGCGTCCGGCCGCCGCGGCCTCGCTGGCGCGCGCATTGAGGGCGCCGCCGTGGTAGCGCGCATCCTGCGCGCTACGCGGGTCGACGAAGGTGTGCAGGCCGATCTTGCTGATCACGCCCGGCTTGCCACCGGCGATGGCGCGGTACAGATGAGTGATCACGCCCTGCGGCAGGTTGAAGGCCTCGCACTCCCCTGCCAGCGCCAGCGCCGCCAGGCGCGTCGCCGAGCGCCAGTGCCCGCCGACGATGCGGGTGGTCATGCCGGC of the Cupriavidus malaysiensis genome contains:
- a CDS encoding Bug family tripartite tricarboxylate transporter substrate binding protein, with amino-acid sequence MQKTNRRQFVRRLGAAALGAMLPLGAAPVLAQSYPAKPIRLVVPFPPGGPTDTAARIIGQKLSETMGQPVVVDNRPGASGTIGAEAVAKSAPDGYTLLMLATPTLLAPHLIPRKGYDLFKDFTPVGAAYDLPIVMVVNPQALPDVHSLQDYMARAKAKPGAMNYTSAGNGSFGHLSTELLKSLGHFDVQHVPYKGSAPAISDLLAGQVPMMFSDMIAALPHIKAGKLRPIAVGSARRVSFTPDVKTVAEQGFPGFDATAWGGLLAPAGTSKEIVGRLSAELKATLADPTVQDKMLKAGTVASYQVPEQMSARMRADDRKWGKVIQDNGIRGD
- a CDS encoding acyl CoA:acetate/3-ketoacid CoA transferase, yielding MQVVSAQQAAALVQSGWTVASAGFVGAGHAETVTEALERRFLQSGLPRDLTLVYSAGQGDRGARGVNHFGNAGMTTRIVGGHWRSATRLAALALAGECEAFNLPQGVITHLYRAIAGGKPGVISKIGLHTFVDPRSAQDARYHGGALNARASEAAAAGRAWVDAIALRGEEYLFYPSFPIHCALIRCTSADPRGNLSTHREAFHHELLAIAQAAHNSGGIVIAQVESLVERHDNLQAIHVPGILVDYVVVSEDPAHHQMTFAETFNPAYVTSWRGADGSAAPAAAEAPATVLDARTIVQRRAVLELAERRPRVVNLGVGMPAAVGMLAEQAGVAGFTLTVEAGPIGGTPADGLSFGASAYPEAVVDQPAQFDFYEGGGIDLAILGLAELDGDGNVNVSRFGSGEQALIAGVGGFINITQSARAVVFMGTLTAGGLEVAVEDGALRIVREGRIRKIVPAVSHLSFNGPYVAGNGVPVRYLTERAVFEMRADERGTQRLTLVEIAPGLDPRRDVLALCDAEVALAPDLRLMDARLFQPGPLSL